One genomic segment of Paraburkholderia aromaticivorans includes these proteins:
- a CDS encoding MoaD/ThiS family protein, producing MAHIFFAASIQRHIATPEREIDARTLREALEAVFATQPRLRGYILDDQGSLRRHLAVFVDGRRVCDRQHLSDALGEQSRVYVVQALSGG from the coding sequence ATGGCGCATATTTTCTTCGCCGCTTCGATTCAACGGCATATCGCAACGCCCGAGCGCGAGATCGACGCGCGCACACTACGCGAAGCGCTCGAGGCCGTCTTCGCCACGCAGCCCCGACTGCGCGGCTACATTCTTGACGATCAGGGCTCGTTGAGACGCCATCTCGCAGTGTTCGTCGACGGCCGGCGGGTGTGTGACCGGCAACATCTGTCCGATGCGCTCGGCGAGCAAAGCCGGGTTTACGTCGTACAGGCGCTATCGGGCGGGTAA
- a CDS encoding nitrile hydratase accessory protein has protein sequence MTHKTTHKTTHKTTHTPTDFPDLRAALPALPCDDAGPVFNAPWEAQAFAMTLILYERGEFTWAEWAAFLNQAIRDAQAAGDPDIGNTYYSHWLTALERITAVKGLVTGDMLLQRQSEWDIAARRTPHGQPIVLD, from the coding sequence ATGACCCATAAGACGACCCATAAGACGACCCATAAGACGACCCACACCCCGACGGATTTTCCGGACCTGCGCGCGGCCTTGCCGGCCTTGCCGTGTGACGACGCAGGGCCTGTCTTCAATGCCCCATGGGAAGCTCAGGCGTTTGCGATGACCCTGATCCTGTACGAGCGCGGCGAGTTTACCTGGGCAGAATGGGCAGCATTTCTCAATCAGGCGATCCGCGATGCGCAGGCCGCCGGCGACCCGGACATTGGCAACACCTACTACAGTCATTGGCTGACCGCATTGGAGCGCATCACTGCCGTCAAAGGCCTCGTGACAGGCGACATGCTGCTGCAGCGTCAGAGCGAGTGGGACATTGCCGCTCGACGCACACCACATGGGCAGCCGATTGTGTTGGATTAG
- a CDS encoding O-methyltransferase, with amino-acid sequence MTSTTTMLLQQLHEQSRTELMIRARAQFPGASDEFQSLAEEYDTLAPHLRGRFLETLGLSSEDFESVQGAALSLAVSAEMGRFLRNMVLAHKPRRILELGSSYGVSTLYFAEALRTLDGGVVVATELDPVKCARLRVHVSTAGVDAYVDLREGDVFQTVSSLDGAFDMVFIDVWANTYLDLFKQTERLLRPGTIVLADNMYTAEDAVRPFKQYLDDNPRFSTTTLDFESGVEFTVVVS; translated from the coding sequence ATGACGTCAACGACCACGATGCTTTTACAGCAGCTTCACGAGCAGAGCCGGACGGAACTGATGATCCGGGCGCGGGCCCAGTTTCCGGGAGCGAGTGATGAGTTTCAATCACTCGCGGAAGAATACGACACGCTCGCCCCTCACCTGCGCGGACGTTTTCTCGAAACGCTCGGGCTGTCCAGCGAAGATTTCGAGTCCGTGCAAGGTGCGGCTCTCTCGCTGGCGGTCTCGGCGGAAATGGGACGATTCTTGCGCAACATGGTGCTTGCGCATAAGCCACGTCGGATTCTCGAACTCGGCAGTTCCTACGGCGTATCCACGCTGTATTTCGCCGAGGCGCTTCGCACCCTGGACGGCGGCGTGGTCGTGGCCACGGAACTGGACCCCGTGAAGTGCGCCCGCCTCCGGGTTCACGTCAGCACCGCGGGCGTGGACGCCTATGTCGACCTGCGGGAAGGCGACGTCTTCCAGACTGTTTCCTCACTGGACGGGGCGTTCGACATGGTGTTTATCGACGTATGGGCGAACACGTACCTTGATCTGTTCAAGCAGACGGAACGCCTCCTGCGCCCCGGCACCATTGTTCTCGCCGATAACATGTACACAGCCGAGGACGCTGTCCGGCCGTTCAAGCAGTACCTCGACGACAATCCGCGCTTTTCCACGACGACGCTGGACTTCGAATCGGGGGTCGAGTTTACGGTCGTGGTTTCCTGA
- a CDS encoding RidA family protein — MARIEAKLAEKGLTLPQPLKMPANASMSLPFAWVRLSGTRAFVSGHVPLNVNGTIAQPVGQVGAEVSPDEGYAAARLVALAQLASLQRALGNLDRITAWVRVFAMVNAAPGFDQMPRIANGFSDLILELFGPDIGMHARSAIGVALPLNVPVECEAEVEFDG, encoded by the coding sequence ATGGCAAGAATCGAGGCAAAGTTGGCGGAAAAGGGCTTGACGTTGCCGCAGCCTCTAAAGATGCCGGCTAACGCAAGCATGTCATTGCCGTTCGCATGGGTGCGTCTGAGCGGCACACGAGCATTTGTCTCGGGGCACGTGCCGCTCAATGTCAATGGGACGATTGCGCAACCTGTCGGCCAGGTCGGCGCGGAAGTTTCGCCAGATGAAGGCTACGCCGCAGCACGCCTTGTTGCGCTCGCGCAATTGGCAAGTCTTCAAAGGGCACTCGGAAACCTGGATCGCATTACGGCCTGGGTACGGGTCTTCGCAATGGTCAACGCAGCGCCGGGCTTCGATCAGATGCCACGCATCGCGAATGGCTTTTCGGACTTGATCCTTGAACTGTTCGGGCCGGACATTGGAATGCACGCCCGGTCGGCGATCGGTGTGGCGCTCCCGCTAAACGTACCCGTCGAGTGCGAAGCGGAAGTCGAGTTCGACGGATGA
- a CDS encoding transporter substrate-binding domain-containing protein: MASIAPAHADQLADIKSHGELSCGLYSNVEPFSYPNAQTRQLEGMDVDLCNAVAKQLGVKAKPEPLAVEARIPQLKLGRVDIVVANLAYTKTRATQIAFSDSCYSTKEVLVVKKADASKKLADFTGQKISAADGSTSAQSIPISIKDGQAVTFHETSSAFLALEQNKVKGFVTNQTTATKIAKQVDGTDGAVAIAAEPMLIEPIAVGLRQNEPAMLSAVNKALAAMEQSGEMSTIFNKWLGPKTPYGLTRTDKVTPIGQLKFTPVS; this comes from the coding sequence GTGGCATCGATCGCCCCGGCGCATGCTGATCAACTGGCCGATATCAAGAGTCACGGCGAGTTGAGTTGCGGCCTGTATTCGAACGTCGAGCCGTTCTCGTATCCGAATGCGCAGACGCGTCAGCTCGAAGGCATGGACGTAGACCTGTGCAATGCCGTGGCGAAACAACTGGGCGTGAAGGCGAAGCCGGAGCCGCTGGCCGTGGAAGCGCGCATTCCGCAACTGAAGCTCGGGCGCGTCGACATCGTGGTGGCGAATCTGGCCTACACCAAGACCCGCGCCACGCAGATCGCCTTCAGCGACTCGTGCTACTCCACCAAGGAAGTCCTGGTCGTGAAGAAGGCCGACGCCAGCAAGAAGCTGGCTGATTTCACGGGGCAGAAGATCAGTGCCGCCGACGGCTCGACGTCCGCGCAGTCGATTCCGATTTCGATCAAGGATGGCCAGGCGGTGACCTTCCACGAAACCAGTTCGGCGTTTCTCGCACTCGAGCAGAACAAGGTCAAAGGCTTCGTCACCAATCAGACGACCGCCACGAAGATCGCAAAGCAGGTGGACGGCACGGACGGCGCGGTGGCGATTGCGGCGGAGCCGATGCTGATCGAGCCGATCGCGGTGGGCTTGCGGCAGAACGAGCCGGCCATGCTGAGCGCGGTGAATAAAGCGTTGGCGGCGATGGAGCAGAGCGGCGAGATGAGCACGATCTTCAACAAGTGGCTTGGACCGAAGACGCCTTATGGCCTGACCCGCACTGACAAGGTCACGCCGATCGGCCAGCTCAAGTTCACGCCGGTGTCCTGA
- a CDS encoding RNA polymerase sigma factor: MEPPPTPGTMTERDSDITATVVRERTRLVNFIRRRIRDPHDAEDILQDVFHEFVQAYRLPAPIEQASAWLFRAARNRIIDRFRKKKEEPLSDLFDDDDEAGNEYRLDLNLPAHDAGPEAQYARAVLLKALQDALDELPPNQRDVFIAHELEGRSFKDIAAESGVTLNTLLARKRYAVLHLRARLQAIYDELDI, from the coding sequence ATGGAACCACCACCCACCCCGGGCACGATGACCGAACGAGACAGCGACATCACCGCGACCGTGGTGCGTGAGCGTACGAGGCTCGTCAATTTCATCCGGCGTCGCATACGCGATCCGCACGATGCCGAGGACATCCTGCAGGACGTCTTCCACGAATTCGTGCAGGCCTACCGGCTTCCGGCGCCGATCGAACAGGCCAGCGCGTGGCTCTTCCGCGCCGCGCGCAATCGCATCATCGACCGTTTTCGCAAGAAGAAGGAAGAGCCGCTGTCGGACCTGTTCGACGACGACGATGAAGCCGGCAATGAGTATCGCCTCGACCTGAACCTTCCGGCACACGATGCGGGTCCCGAAGCCCAATACGCTCGCGCTGTATTGCTCAAGGCACTGCAGGATGCGCTCGACGAGTTGCCGCCAAATCAACGCGACGTGTTCATCGCGCACGAACTCGAAGGCCGGTCCTTCAAAGACATCGCGGCTGAAAGCGGAGTCACGCTCAATACGCTGCTCGCACGCAAACGCTACGCGGTTCTGCATCTGCGCGCCCGGCTGCAGGCCATTTACGACGAACTGGATATTTAA
- the nthB gene encoding nitrile hydratase subunit beta, producing MNGAQDLGGMQSFGPIRPEIEGPVFHADWERRALAITLAMGAVGKWNIDMSRAARESLPPARYLASSYFEIWLEGLQKLLLDTGMVTAEEIGSGESKNAPMPVARVLMASEVASALRRGNPVDRPVTAPARFKAGDEVRTRQFNPSTHTRLPRYCRGRRGRVIAVHGAHVFPDANALGLGEQPQWLYTVRFEASELWGADTTAASVCVDCWEPYLDYPGAMPA from the coding sequence ATGAACGGTGCTCAAGACCTTGGTGGCATGCAGTCGTTCGGTCCGATACGGCCTGAAATCGAGGGTCCGGTCTTTCACGCGGACTGGGAGCGTCGCGCGCTGGCGATCACGCTGGCGATGGGCGCAGTCGGCAAGTGGAATATCGACATGTCTCGCGCCGCCCGGGAGAGTTTGCCGCCTGCGCGATACCTCGCCAGCAGCTACTTCGAGATCTGGCTCGAAGGACTGCAAAAGCTGCTGTTGGACACGGGAATGGTGACGGCAGAGGAAATCGGCAGCGGCGAGTCGAAGAATGCGCCGATGCCGGTCGCGCGCGTGTTGATGGCCAGTGAGGTTGCGTCGGCGCTGCGGCGAGGCAACCCTGTCGATCGACCGGTGACCGCCCCGGCACGCTTCAAGGCCGGTGACGAAGTGCGGACCCGTCAGTTCAATCCATCCACTCATACCCGTCTGCCGCGTTATTGCCGGGGCAGGCGAGGGCGCGTCATCGCAGTCCATGGCGCGCACGTCTTTCCCGATGCCAACGCGCTTGGCCTCGGTGAGCAACCCCAGTGGCTCTACACGGTGCGCTTCGAGGCGTCTGAACTTTGGGGGGCGGATACGACCGCGGCTTCGGTCTGTGTCGATTGCTGGGAACCTTATCTCGACTATCCGGGCGCTATGCCTGCCTGA
- a CDS encoding ABC transporter substrate-binding protein translates to MDTRTCKKISRRLDWFCIATAILGALASGAVRAADDSVTIGFITDFSGLYSEGDGQGGLESIRMAIADFGGKVNGMPVKLLYADHQNKADIAASRAREWIDRDGVNAIIGGTNSATALSTNQVAKEKKIPYINVGAGADTLTNEQCTPYTVHYAYDTMALAKGTASAVTKRGGKTWYFLTADYAFGKALEQNASDVVKANGGQVLGTVHHPLSAADFSSFLIQARESNAQVLGLANAGGDAVNAIKAAKQFDITKSMTIAALLVFINDIHSLGLETAQGLLLTDSWYWNKNPQTRQWSQRYFDKMKKMPSSLQAADYSATMAYLRAVQNVGSTNPDKVMAQLKKQKIDDFYAKGYVREDGSMIHDMYLMQVKAPAESREAWDYYKIVGTIPGEQAYGTKAESRCALWK, encoded by the coding sequence GTGGACACCAGGACGTGCAAGAAGATTTCTCGCCGGCTCGATTGGTTTTGCATTGCCACCGCTATCCTCGGAGCGCTCGCATCCGGCGCTGTGCGTGCCGCTGACGATTCGGTGACGATAGGGTTCATCACGGATTTCTCCGGCCTTTACTCCGAGGGCGACGGGCAGGGCGGCCTCGAGTCTATCCGCATGGCAATTGCTGATTTTGGCGGCAAGGTGAATGGGATGCCGGTGAAACTGCTCTATGCGGACCACCAGAACAAGGCGGATATCGCGGCGTCGCGCGCTCGTGAGTGGATTGATCGTGACGGCGTCAACGCAATCATCGGGGGCACGAATTCGGCGACTGCACTTTCCACCAATCAGGTCGCCAAAGAGAAAAAGATTCCCTACATTAACGTGGGCGCCGGCGCCGATACGCTGACCAATGAGCAGTGCACGCCATACACCGTGCACTACGCATACGACACGATGGCGCTCGCAAAAGGTACGGCCTCGGCAGTGACAAAGCGGGGCGGCAAGACGTGGTACTTCCTCACCGCCGACTATGCGTTCGGCAAGGCATTGGAGCAGAACGCATCGGACGTCGTGAAGGCGAACGGTGGGCAGGTGCTCGGAACCGTGCATCATCCCCTTTCAGCAGCGGATTTTTCGTCCTTTCTCATCCAGGCACGGGAATCCAATGCCCAGGTTCTCGGACTCGCGAACGCCGGTGGAGATGCGGTCAACGCGATCAAAGCCGCGAAGCAATTCGATATTACGAAGTCGATGACTATCGCAGCTCTGCTTGTTTTCATCAACGACATTCACAGCCTGGGACTGGAGACGGCGCAGGGGCTGCTGCTGACCGATAGTTGGTACTGGAACAAGAATCCGCAAACGCGACAGTGGTCACAGCGCTACTTCGACAAGATGAAGAAGATGCCGTCGAGCCTGCAAGCCGCGGACTACTCCGCGACGATGGCGTACCTGAGGGCTGTACAGAACGTGGGTTCGACGAATCCGGATAAAGTAATGGCGCAGCTCAAGAAGCAGAAGATCGATGACTTCTATGCAAAGGGCTATGTCCGCGAGGACGGCAGCATGATTCACGATATGTATCTGATGCAGGTGAAGGCGCCCGCCGAATCAAGGGAGGCATGGGACTATTACAAGATCGTCGGCACCATTCCTGGGGAGCAGGCGTATGGCACCAAGGCTGAATCCCGATGCGCTCTCTGGAAATAA
- a CDS encoding WD40/YVTN/BNR-like repeat-containing protein, translating to MSDRLLVATRKGLFVLKANGEGGWEFGELHFTGEPVSMVLPDSRDGSLYAALNLGHFGVKLHRRRAGMADWQECAVPVYPPQPADETLARDGANASANTGADNANAVAPSPPSPAWTLQQIWSLETGGPDEPGVLWAGTIPGGLFRSSDGGDTWLLNRALWDRPECREWFGGGYDAPGIHSVMVDPRDSRHVTIGVSCGGVWQTADGGATWRVTAEGMEADYMPPERRGDANVQDPHRVVQCAANPDALWTQHHCAIFRSTDGGTHWQRIEAQPSSFGFAVAVHPHEPDTAWFVPAVKDQCRIPVDGRFVVTRTRDGGRTFDCFASGLPSAPAYDLVYRHGLAVDNSGTRLAMGSTTGSLWTSTDGGESWQLISAHLPPVYCVRFG from the coding sequence ATGAGCGATCGCTTGCTTGTGGCGACCCGCAAGGGTCTGTTCGTTTTGAAAGCCAATGGCGAGGGTGGCTGGGAGTTCGGTGAGCTGCATTTCACCGGCGAGCCAGTGAGCATGGTGCTGCCTGATTCGCGCGACGGATCGCTGTATGCGGCGCTCAACCTCGGCCACTTCGGCGTGAAACTGCATCGCCGGCGCGCGGGCATGGCGGATTGGCAAGAGTGCGCGGTGCCCGTCTATCCGCCGCAGCCTGCCGACGAAACGCTCGCCCGTGATGGCGCAAACGCGAGTGCAAACACCGGCGCGGACAATGCGAACGCCGTCGCGCCCAGCCCGCCATCCCCCGCCTGGACACTTCAACAAATCTGGTCGCTCGAAACCGGCGGCCCGGACGAACCGGGCGTCTTGTGGGCCGGCACGATTCCGGGCGGGCTGTTCCGTTCCAGCGATGGCGGCGACACATGGCTGCTCAACCGCGCGCTGTGGGATCGCCCGGAGTGCCGCGAATGGTTCGGCGGCGGCTACGACGCGCCGGGCATTCATTCCGTGATGGTTGATCCACGCGATAGCCGGCATGTGACGATCGGCGTATCGTGCGGCGGCGTCTGGCAAACCGCCGACGGCGGCGCCACCTGGCGCGTGACTGCCGAGGGCATGGAGGCCGATTACATGCCACCGGAGCGGCGCGGCGATGCCAACGTGCAGGACCCGCACCGGGTCGTGCAATGCGCGGCAAATCCCGACGCGCTGTGGACGCAGCATCACTGCGCAATCTTCCGCTCGACCGATGGCGGAACACACTGGCAAAGGATCGAGGCACAGCCTTCGAGCTTCGGCTTCGCGGTTGCCGTGCATCCGCATGAGCCCGACACCGCGTGGTTCGTGCCCGCCGTGAAAGACCAGTGCCGGATTCCGGTGGACGGCCGGTTCGTCGTCACGCGCACACGCGACGGCGGCCGCACGTTCGACTGTTTTGCGAGCGGCTTGCCGTCCGCGCCGGCGTATGACCTCGTGTATCGGCACGGCCTCGCGGTGGACAACTCCGGTACGCGCCTCGCGATGGGGTCGACCACCGGCTCGCTATGGACGTCCACTGACGGCGGCGAAAGCTGGCAACTGATTTCGGCGCATTTGCCGCCTGTTTACTGCGTCCGGTTTGGATGA
- a CDS encoding gluconokinase, with product MCRGIALCDSDREPWLDRLSGRMIEIQGAAVLSCSALKRRYRERMRARVARLRFVFLDIPLSAAMARVAARPDHEFPATLVADQFDTLESPAGEAGVLHLRASQDSASNLKEVMQWLNAPDGARWKSDELASRRSGVE from the coding sequence ATGTGTCGCGGCATCGCCTTGTGCGACAGTGACCGCGAGCCGTGGCTGGACCGGCTCTCCGGACGCATGATCGAGATTCAGGGCGCGGCGGTGCTGTCCTGTTCCGCGTTGAAGCGCCGTTACCGGGAGCGTATGCGCGCGCGTGTCGCGCGGCTGCGCTTCGTGTTTCTCGACATTCCCCTGTCCGCGGCGATGGCGCGCGTGGCGGCGCGGCCCGATCATGAGTTCCCCGCGACCTTGGTCGCGGATCAGTTCGATACGCTCGAATCGCCGGCGGGTGAAGCCGGCGTGCTGCATCTCCGTGCTTCGCAAGACAGCGCCTCGAATTTGAAGGAGGTGATGCAATGGCTGAACGCACCCGATGGTGCTCGATGGAAATCGGACGAATTAGCTTCGAGGAGAAGTGGAGTTGAATAG
- a CDS encoding amino acid ABC transporter ATP-binding protein: MDVNADVRKGEVVVVCGPSGSGKSTLIRTANRLEEINRGQILFDGQDIHDRKLGLNAYRSRVGFVFQQFNLFPHLSVLDNITLSPMRVNGLKRAEAESKAADLLSRVGLSNKAKAFPPQLSGGQQQRVAIARALAMDPSAMLFDEPTSALDPEMVGEVLNVLKSLAQEGMTMMCVTHEMGFAREVADRVWFMDAGKILETAEPEEFFLRPQHARAQRCLSDLRTH, encoded by the coding sequence GTGGACGTGAACGCCGACGTTCGCAAAGGCGAAGTCGTGGTGGTGTGCGGACCGTCCGGATCGGGTAAGTCGACGTTGATTCGCACCGCCAACCGGCTCGAGGAAATCAATCGCGGCCAGATCTTGTTCGACGGCCAGGACATTCACGACAGGAAGCTGGGCCTGAATGCGTACCGCAGCCGTGTCGGTTTCGTGTTTCAGCAGTTCAACCTGTTTCCGCATCTATCCGTGCTGGACAACATCACGCTTTCGCCAATGCGTGTGAACGGCCTCAAGCGTGCGGAGGCGGAAAGCAAGGCGGCGGATTTGCTGTCACGCGTCGGTCTGTCGAACAAGGCCAAGGCGTTCCCGCCGCAATTGTCCGGTGGCCAGCAGCAACGTGTCGCCATTGCGCGCGCATTGGCGATGGACCCGTCGGCCATGCTGTTCGACGAACCGACCAGCGCGCTCGACCCCGAGATGGTCGGCGAAGTATTGAACGTGCTGAAGAGTCTCGCGCAGGAAGGCATGACCATGATGTGCGTCACGCATGAGATGGGCTTTGCGCGTGAAGTCGCCGATCGCGTGTGGTTCATGGATGCGGGGAAAATTCTCGAAACAGCGGAACCGGAAGAGTTCTTCTTGCGTCCGCAACACGCCCGCGCGCAGCGATGCCTGTCCGACCTTCGCACGCATTGA
- a CDS encoding glucose 1-dehydrogenase, with protein MFDLSGRRALVTGSSTGIGYALAKGLAGAGAELILNGRNAARLAEAVGRLRDEGATVHAAGFDVTSADEVEKAIGDIEREIGAIDILVNNAGMQRRAPLEQFSHEQWQELMKTNVDSVFLVGQAVARHMIGRQRGKIINICSVQSELGRPNIAAYTASKGAVKMLTKGMAIDWGQHGIQVNGLGPGYFKTELTEALVKDETFSKWLTGRTPSRRWGDVEDLVGAAVFLASNASNFVNGHILYVDGGVTATL; from the coding sequence ATGTTTGATCTGTCGGGGCGCCGGGCGCTGGTCACCGGGTCGAGTACCGGCATTGGCTATGCGCTCGCAAAAGGTCTGGCCGGCGCCGGCGCCGAACTCATTCTGAATGGCCGTAACGCGGCGAGGCTGGCGGAGGCTGTCGGCCGGTTGCGCGATGAAGGGGCCACCGTTCATGCCGCCGGCTTCGACGTGACATCGGCTGACGAGGTGGAAAAGGCGATCGGCGATATCGAACGCGAAATCGGCGCCATCGACATTCTCGTCAACAACGCCGGCATGCAGCGTCGCGCGCCGCTTGAACAGTTCTCCCACGAGCAGTGGCAGGAGTTGATGAAGACCAACGTCGACAGCGTGTTCCTGGTCGGGCAGGCGGTGGCGCGGCATATGATCGGGCGGCAGCGCGGCAAGATCATCAACATCTGTTCGGTGCAAAGCGAACTGGGCCGCCCCAACATTGCCGCCTACACCGCGAGCAAGGGCGCGGTGAAGATGCTGACGAAAGGCATGGCGATCGACTGGGGCCAGCACGGCATTCAGGTCAACGGTCTCGGGCCGGGTTACTTCAAAACCGAATTGACCGAGGCGCTCGTCAAGGACGAGACCTTCAGCAAGTGGCTGACCGGACGCACGCCGTCGCGGCGTTGGGGCGATGTGGAAGATCTCGTCGGCGCAGCGGTCTTTCTCGCGAGCAACGCGTCGAACTTCGTGAACGGACACATTCTCTACGTGGATGGTGGCGTGACCGCCACGCTGTAG
- a CDS encoding AAA family ATPase, producing MTDKIVVMGVSGSGKSTLARELAVALEGVFIEGDEHH from the coding sequence GTGACAGATAAGATAGTGGTGATGGGCGTATCGGGCTCGGGCAAGTCGACGCTCGCGCGCGAACTGGCCGTCGCGCTGGAAGGCGTCTTTATCGAAGGGGACGAGCATCATTGA
- the nthA gene encoding nitrile hydratase subunit alpha: MNGNDSHPRESGNTHHGDHDHDHDHDGSALSEMDLRVRALESLLVEKGYVDPAALGALIETYEHQVGPRNGARVIAKAWLDPAYKQWLLEDATAAIASLGYSGRQGEHMVALENTPRVHNMVVCTLCSCYPWPVLGLPPVWYKSAPYRSRAVIDPRGVLKEFGFELPPETEFRVWDSTSEVRYLVLPVRPPGTMGFSEEALAELVTRDSMIGTGLPKTPEAQRESP; encoded by the coding sequence ATGAACGGTAACGATTCGCACCCCCGAGAGTCCGGGAATACGCATCATGGCGATCACGACCACGATCACGATCACGACGGCAGTGCGCTGTCGGAGATGGATCTGCGTGTCCGCGCGCTCGAATCCCTGCTGGTGGAGAAGGGCTACGTCGATCCCGCTGCGCTGGGAGCTCTGATCGAGACATACGAGCATCAAGTGGGACCTCGCAATGGCGCGCGCGTGATTGCGAAGGCATGGCTCGACCCTGCATACAAACAATGGTTACTCGAAGACGCTACGGCAGCGATCGCTTCGCTCGGGTACTCCGGCAGGCAGGGTGAACACATGGTCGCGCTGGAGAACACGCCTCGCGTGCACAACATGGTGGTCTGCACATTGTGCTCGTGCTATCCGTGGCCGGTGCTCGGGCTTCCTCCTGTGTGGTACAAGTCGGCGCCGTACCGATCCAGAGCGGTCATCGATCCGCGTGGCGTACTGAAGGAGTTCGGCTTCGAATTGCCTCCCGAAACCGAGTTTCGCGTTTGGGATTCCACCTCGGAGGTTCGCTATCTCGTGCTGCCCGTGCGGCCGCCCGGAACCATGGGCTTCTCCGAGGAAGCCCTCGCCGAACTGGTGACACGTGACTCGATGATCGGCACGGGATTGCCGAAGACGCCAGAAGCGCAACGGGAGTCGCCATGA